The Thermoanaerobaculia bacterium genomic interval TCGACCACGACGATCTCCGCGATCCGCGGGTCGCGCAGGTCGCCGACGACGAGCGGCAGCGACTCGCGTTCGTTGAAGACCGGGATCACCGCGGCGAATTTCAAGCGGCGGTACTGTAACCCGCCGGCGGGGCGGGTTCGGAATTCCCGAACGCTCACCGCAATCGCGGATAATCCGCGTCCCATGGACCGCCGCCGCCTGCTCTCCTCGATCGCGCGCCCCGGAGCAGCGCTCCTCGACGGCTGGAGCGACACCGGCCGCTGGACGATCGCGCTGCCGGAGCCGGTGGACGTCTTCACCGCGGGACTCGGCGAGACGGCTCGGATCGAGGGCTTCCTCGACCGGGCGGCGCGGGCCACGCGGCCGGATCGCGCCGATCCCTCTCCTTTCGCGGGGGGCTGGGTGGGATTCCTTTCGTACGAGCTCGGCGCGTCGTGGGAGGGAGCCGACCCGCGAGCCGACCCGGTTCCCGAGCCGGCGGCGGTCTTCTTCCGGCACGACTCCGGATGGGCGATCGACCCCGCCGGGACAATTCTGCCGATCGGCAGACCTCGCCCTCTGCCCGCGGAGGACGCCTCGTTCGGCGGGCTCGGAAATCCCGGGTCCGTCGGCGAATCGCTGGAACGCCCCGCCTACCGGGCGGCCCACGAAGCGATCCGCGGCGGGATCGCGCGCGGCGACTACTACCAGGTGAACCTCACGAACCGGTTCGCGGCCGGCATCTCGCGTCGGTCCGATCCGCGGTCGATCTACGCGAAGATCGCCGGCGATTCCCCTCCGCCCTATTCGCTCCTCCTCGCCGGGGGCGGGTTCGACGTCGTCTCCGCTTCGCCGGAGCTGTTCCTTCGCGCGGACTTCCGGACGCGGTCGGTCGAGATGCGGCCGATCAAGGGGACGGCGCCGCGAGCGAACGATCCGGGAGCCGACGCTGCCGCGGCGGCGGCGCTCCGCGATTCGGCGAAGGACCGGGCCGAGAACGTGATGATCGTGGATCTCTGCCGGAACGATCTCGGGCGCGTCTGCGAGACGGGGACGGTGGACGTGCCGGACCTCTGCCGGATACGCTCCCACCGCGTGCATCACCTCGAATCGGTCGTTTCCGGGACCCTGCGGCGGGACGCGACCGCCGGCGACGTGATCCGCGCCACTTTTCCTCCCGGGTCGGTGACGGGAGCGCCGCGGCGCGCGGCGGTCGCGGCCATCCGCGCGCTCGAGCCCTGCGCCCGCGGCGTGTACACGGGAGCCACGGGATTCCTCGACGACCGGGGACGGCTCGCTTTCAACGTCGCGATCCGAACCGCGATCGCGACGGACTCCGAAATCCGGTACCACGCCGGGGGAGGGATCACCTGGGAATCGGTGGCCGAGCGGGAACGCGAGGAGATCGACTGGAAGGCGGCGGAATTCCTGGGGCTCTTCGCGGGAGAGTCCCGGTGAAGACTCCGAGGATCACGCTTCCGGTCGATGCGCCCGCGCTCGCGCGGGGCGTCGGGTTCTTCGAGACCCTCTGGGTTCTCGACCGGCGTCCGGTCTTCTTCGAGGCGCACCTGGCGCGGCTCCGCACCTCCTGCGCCGCGCTCGCCGTCCCCGGGCCCCGTCCGTCGCGGGTGCGGGACGCGGCGCGCCGCGCCCTCCGGGAAGCGCGGCGCAACGCCGAGTACGGCATGCGGTGGTCCTACCTCGCCGTCGGGAGGGACCTCGACGCGCCGCGATCGTGGCGCTTCTTCGCGACGCTCTTCCCGATTCCGCCGGAGATCATCCGCAAGCGGCGCGGCGTGCGCGCCGTCCTGCTGCCGCGCGGATGGGAGCGCACGACCCCGCGATGGAAGACGATCGACTACCGGGCCTCGATCGCCGGCGCCCGCCTGGCGCGCGGGCAGGCGGCGGAGGAGGGAATCTTCCTCGACGCCCGGGGCCGCGTCCGCGAGGGAACGGCGAGCAACGTGTTTCTCCTTTCCGGGCGGCGCGCCGCGACGGCGCCCGTCTCGGCGGCGCTCCTGCCCGGCGTCGTCCGGTCGTGGGTCCTCGAAAACGCGCCGCGCGCGGGTCTGACGGTCGAGGAGCGCTCCTTCGCGGCGGAACGGCTCCGCCGCGGCGGGTTCTTCACCTCCAGCCTCACGGGGATCGCGCCGATCGAATCGCTCGGCGGGAAGCGCTGCGCACCGCCTCCGCCGATCCTGTCGGCGCTTCGCGAGCTCTACCGGGACGCGGCGGAGGAGACGGCGTTTCCGTGAGGCGGTTCGTCTTCGCGAGCTCGCTGCTCCTCGCCGCCCTCGCCGCCGGGGCCGACTCTCCCGTGCTCCGGGTGACTCTCCTCGGAACCGGAAATCCGCGCCCCTCGGCCGCGCGCGGCGGCCCGGCGATCCTCGTCGAGGGCGCGGGGCGGGCGCTCCTGTTCGATGCCGGGCGCGGCGCCGAGGAGAAGATCTTCGCGCTCGATCCGGCGCCGAAGGTCGACGTGCTCTTCCTCACCCATCTGCACTCGGACCATACCGTCGGCATTCCCGACGTCTGGCTGACGGGCTGGATCTTCGGGCGGTCCGTCCCGCTCCGGGTCTTCGGTCCGGCGGGAACCGCCGCGCTCTGCCGCGGTCTCGAGCGCGCGTACGCGTTCGACGTCCACGTCCGGCGCGACGTGGACGAGAAGTTGCCCGCCCGCGGGGCCGATCTCGAACCCCGGGAGCTCGGCGACGGCACGGCCGTCACCGAAGGGCCGCTCCGCATCACGGCGTTCCTCGTCGACCACGGGCCGGTCCGTCCCGCCCTCGGGTATCGCGTCGATCTCGGCGGACGTTCGGTCGTCCTCTCCGGGGACACGCGTCCGTCGGACAATCTCGTGGAGCATTCCCGCGGCACGGACGTCCTGGTGCACGAGGTGATCGCTCCCGACGCCGAGCGATTCGGGGCGGCATTCTCCTTTTCGCGGGAGCAGCGGGAGCGCGTCATCGCGCATCATTCGACGCCCGAGCAGGCCGGGGAGATCTTTTCGCGGGTCAAACCGAAGCTCGCGGTCTATTCCCACATCGTGCCGTCGTTCGCGACGGCGTCCGACGTCGTCCCTCCCACCCGGAAGCGCTATTCGGGTCCGCTCGAGGTCGGCGAGGACGGAATGGTGATCGAGATCGGAGCGACCGTGCGGGTCGTCCGGCCGCCGTCCCGCGGAAGCCGCTAGAATTCGCCTGTTGCTTTCCCGAAAACCGATCCTCTCTTCCCTCCTCCTGCCGGCCCTCTTCCTGCCGGCCGCGGGCTCTCGGGCCGAGGCTCCGCCGTCGAAGGGCGCCCGGATCCTCGCCGAAGGCAAGCGTCTCGCGGGCAACGGCCAGTCCGAGAAGGCGCTCTCGGCGTACGAGACCGCTCTCGCCGCGGCGCGCGAGGAGAAGGATCCCGCGACCGAGGCGGCGGTCCTCCTGGAAATCGGCGACACGGAGCGAGGGCGGGCGGAATACGCGAAAGCGCGCGAGGCGCTCGAC includes:
- a CDS encoding anthranilate synthase component I family protein codes for the protein MDRRRLLSSIARPGAALLDGWSDTGRWTIALPEPVDVFTAGLGETARIEGFLDRAARATRPDRADPSPFAGGWVGFLSYELGASWEGADPRADPVPEPAAVFFRHDSGWAIDPAGTILPIGRPRPLPAEDASFGGLGNPGSVGESLERPAYRAAHEAIRGGIARGDYYQVNLTNRFAAGISRRSDPRSIYAKIAGDSPPPYSLLLAGGGFDVVSASPELFLRADFRTRSVEMRPIKGTAPRANDPGADAAAAAALRDSAKDRAENVMIVDLCRNDLGRVCETGTVDVPDLCRIRSHRVHHLESVVSGTLRRDATAGDVIRATFPPGSVTGAPRRAAVAAIRALEPCARGVYTGATGFLDDRGRLAFNVAIRTAIATDSEIRYHAGGGITWESVAEREREEIDWKAAEFLGLFAGESR
- a CDS encoding aminotransferase class IV, which translates into the protein MKTPRITLPVDAPALARGVGFFETLWVLDRRPVFFEAHLARLRTSCAALAVPGPRPSRVRDAARRALREARRNAEYGMRWSYLAVGRDLDAPRSWRFFATLFPIPPEIIRKRRGVRAVLLPRGWERTTPRWKTIDYRASIAGARLARGQAAEEGIFLDARGRVREGTASNVFLLSGRRAATAPVSAALLPGVVRSWVLENAPRAGLTVEERSFAAERLRRGGFFTSSLTGIAPIESLGGKRCAPPPPILSALRELYRDAAEETAFP
- a CDS encoding MBL fold metallo-hydrolase, with the protein product MRRFVFASSLLLAALAAGADSPVLRVTLLGTGNPRPSAARGGPAILVEGAGRALLFDAGRGAEEKIFALDPAPKVDVLFLTHLHSDHTVGIPDVWLTGWIFGRSVPLRVFGPAGTAALCRGLERAYAFDVHVRRDVDEKLPARGADLEPRELGDGTAVTEGPLRITAFLVDHGPVRPALGYRVDLGGRSVVLSGDTRPSDNLVEHSRGTDVLVHEVIAPDAERFGAAFSFSREQRERVIAHHSTPEQAGEIFSRVKPKLAVYSHIVPSFATASDVVPPTRKRYSGPLEVGEDGMVIEIGATVRVVRPPSRGSR